A stretch of Besnoitia besnoiti strain Bb-Ger1 chromosome III, whole genome shotgun sequence DNA encodes these proteins:
- a CDS encoding hypothetical protein (encoded by transcript BESB_048220) translates to MYPPPPHSSAGRGPGPVDPSGGSQGFLRPSPSALPHRPTSSSSSSFPAGDGPPQAPRGSPPPSFSCFSSRAHFVSSYASAGSSSASPGRPPMPFGGPHPGGPELHVSAGAASASFASVQGALTSFSAPSASHMSHLSPSSGYSHGPTGLGRGLGDDRRQAGAAFGVQTRAFHGGGLMKKDEAVSFGFAAKPRGSEGYLESHEVGERAFGPEASDLASSSHPSGFGAYGAARSHTPHAPPYPPSAAPQFSFPSSSGAPEDARQAMLSSQHIHARSWGADEDAARREASAHAAASRAQRLPNDGFAVPRHLGTQADHASGTRATGDEGPAPPGPDAPLAPFLQAPPHGLGTERPLGAAAEAAAAEAAAASLLTRGPAEAGLGGEKEEKREREREGPFYDASRDPRVLCRTQGRRRPREEDSQAAGSLFDASFSSLSFASSAVGDAFSPHVREGTEEKGRATSETHGQGEGGVTTKRQSAGPRKTWRPAELVAIHVEPTERSDVGLLSPCLPDIDSLCDPYALSSPFSLGGTTTPSCCGGEDARASRTEKVSGSESRTSPGEASGGTQEAKAPLKRESEAPPQGPPPASASLSSCSTSSSSRAAEAAALAKQRAPIVSASSGDPLQVVWRLPLELLNPFLLVPRIVCEEEGWIPGTTTLAFYGLPPDSSASTVCELLLDLFFSAAGVCAGSSILASAAVAAASPSSFSGALLEDPGADDLGFLSLYDPLLPPPSGALGSAGLTRAAGLAHPGAQDHTEDFFLWQLPSSTGSAARKKSLSALLGSAARSAAPTAEEDLFAWPRKATEKPLNTYAEAVGLERVELIAARAADGRGDRLPLLEDFVSPVLSSSLSTYGAPPASAPAAFPRRSALLAQALQPPKGARDDGKGGAKLAATAPGSASLGSLLGGRPAAAPRGRGGAVAGRDILASLKRAASGQDVAASAFDFLHEGSGTVAGAGRGRRAETPAMALVRFANEEDAKRFWLVFSTGACQAYGYTVLASPDPSGFGVYAEALAATLSLQELRVQAETLGPFPLQSKLSHAPNLSALAAASRAAHRPLSPGHPRPPSPGAAAAGSAPTASSCSVAPGPAGPATLIAAVCPLVSPESVALAKEAAAALRATCQWDGKRQVCEFFFANEETLLLACLAQHTFPLPSTPGHTVTAMLLAVPVQTEVPLSPSPPTVPSALEKTRRDQARTQVELRLLPLVVADLCAHKKRDTPSLPSPLSRAGSQASHAPARVPGKVGAAQGASGPSAAKAPSLLLATKDADATPGGDTADRSLQSAAERASGANKPGSSLAAAAKRAASAAGSGDAERPEDRPSGKTGGAEPRGVGTKQTAALPSAGARGQKPPVVVAQRSNVCAAKKRPGPGSGPGAGVSSCPTGAAGAEIGAQGAGAAGGGKGPSGGVDGSGPKAAPQSSASPVPPPASASVSSVSSRTSGAGGRAAAAKSAISRGCGSFAGTPQAPEGAAQSRNASSSASSLVGRGTGSKEGDSASRGAEKPPGAGGAGTRETSPGEREREDGVRGRSEASGASSGKLPRPRDGKLLDESDRWGPEGAQRGGRLLKRGGKKPRRRGLSSDSESSESSESSDSSNSSESSSSDGNASSSSSEDDTRKPRAPAPRLKVTLAARPAAAAAGSAEGAGEKKAEGSPPVPKRRRLIAPRDGREDAASTKETEGGGEKAKTGDPEGKDRDERACASQQHAATALGGEQRARRPTGEAAPWRSALASPDEPQAEPGDAAAAPSLLWGEDDESLNEGDRKMDAKGGEGHDDEEDGDQTGGGGRRKRGGAGGRARKRGRGRREDSANTGPPHAQQKAEAKRRPGRGRRSTPYGAPAAADDESLFLPSCEDGCVSLTETPHLPENARLCFSPSRPSSAGASSSSAAAAALASAAPAAGTVVARERQWKATPPTSPHATRGRAMKRRRSRDGSFPPPRRSIRLLKGEQGGGSSPSAILLPESLTASIPVVLASPTSASSPTSVASRALGAEGGGDGTTAVGVERPPAPAPGDSADAEGASESLFARGEGEEEAASGDASLRGDRGGVDSTEGNADSASSLGRLTPKCDDDSEGGTTRGKERGRRGRL, encoded by the exons ATGtacccgcctccgccgcactcTTCGGCCGGCCGGGGTCCGGGGCCTGTCGACCCCAGCGGCGGCTCCCAGGGGTTTCTCCGACCCTCCCcgtccgcgctgccgcaccgcccgacttcctcctcctcgtcttcgtttcctgcgggcgacggcccgccgcaggcgccgcgcggctcgcctcctccatcTTTTTCCTGCTTTTCTTCGCGGGCACATTTCGTCTCCTCCTATGCTTCCGCGGGCTCCTCTAGCGCGTCCCCGGGGCGCCCGCCGATGCCCTTTGGGGGCCCTCACCCCGGGGGCCCGGAGCTCCACGTCTCTGCTggggcggcctctgcgtccttcgCGTCTGTCCAAGGCGCACTCACGTCGTTCAgcgcgccgtctgcttctCACATGTCTCACCTCAGCCCATCCTCTGGGTATTCGCATGGGCCAACGGGCCTCGGGCGGGGCCTGGGGGACGACCGGCGCCAGGCCGGCGCGGCTTTCGGGGTGCAGACCCGCGCCTTCCACGGCGGCGGGCTCATGAAGAAAGACGAggctgtctccttcgggTTCGCGGCGAAGCCCAGGGGCAGTGAGGGGTACTTGGAGTCCCACGAGGTGGGGGAGCGGGCCTTCGGGCCCGAGGCCAGTGacctcgcctcgtcgtctcatCCCTCGGGCTTCGGGGCGTACGGGGCCGCTCGCAGCCACACCCCACACGCGCCGCCGTATCCacccagcgcggcgccgcagttTTCTTTCCCCTCGAGCTCCGGGGCgccagaggacgcgcgccagGCGATGCTTTCGTCGCAGCATATCCACGCACGCAGTTGGGGTGccgacgaggacgccgccagacgcgaggcgagcgcccacgcagccgcgtcgcgtgcgcagcggctgcctaACGATGGATTCGCCGTCCCGAGGCACCTGGGCACTCAGGCAGACCACGCCTCGGGGACACGCGCGACTGGCGACGAggggcccgcgccgcctggtCCAGACGCCCCACTGGCGCCGTtcctccaggcgccgccccacGGGCTGGGGACCGAGCggccgctgggcgcggcggcagaggccgcggcggcagaggccgcggctgcgtcccTGCTGACCCGggggcctgcggaggcgggcctaggcggcgagaaagaggagaagagagagcgcgagagagaaggaccGTTCTACGACGCTTcccgcgacccgcgcgtCCTGTGTAGGACCcaggggaggcggcggccgcgcgaggaagacagccaggcggcgggctcgcTCTTCGATGCCTCCTTTTCGTCCCTTTCGttcgcgtcctcggcggTCGGCGACGCGTTCAGTCCGCACGTGAGGGAAGGGACGGAGGAGAAGGGGCGCGCGACATCAGAGACACACGGtcagggcgagggcggcgtcaCTACGAAGAGACAAAGCGCGGGGCCCAGGAAAACCTGGAGGCCCGCAGAACTCGTCGCCATTCACGTGGAGCCTACCGAGCGGTCGGACGTCGGGCTGCTCTCGCCGTGTCTCCCCGAC ATCGATAGTCTTTGCGACCCCTACGCGTTGAGTAGCCCGTTTTCGCTTGgggggacgacgacgccttcctgctgcggaggcgaagacgcacgcgctTCGAGGACGGAGAAAGTTTCAGGAAGTGAATCGCGGACGTCGCCAGGAGAAGCGAGTGGGGGGACacaagaggcgaaggcgcctctCAAGAGAGAGAGTGAGGCTCCGCCCCAAgggcctcctcctgcgtccGCCTCTTTGTCGTCCTGTTCGACTTCGTCCTCATCTCGCGCCGCTGAAGCTGCAGCTTTGGccaagcagcgcgcgccgatcgtctccgcctcgtccggGGACCCTCTGCAGGTCGTGTGGCGGCTTCCTCTCGAGCTGCTGAATCCGTTTCTCCTCGTCCCCCGAATCGTttgcgaagaagaagggtGGATTCCGG GGACAACCACGCTCGCGTTCTACGGTTTGCCGCCGGATTCATCCGCCTCCACGGTTTGCGAGTTGCTTCTCGActtgtttttttctgcggcggGAGTCTGCGCGGGCTCCTCGAttctcgcgtctgccgctgtggccgctgcgtcgccgtcgtcgttctCCGGCGCGCTCCTGGAGGACCCTGGGGCCGACGACTTGGGCTTCTTGTCTCTCTACGACCccctgctgccgcctccgtcggGCGCGCTGGGCTCTGCAGGGctgacgcgcgcagcggggcTCGCTCACCCGGGCGCACAGGACCACACCGAAGATTTTTTCCTCTGGCAGCTGCCGTCCTCGACTGGGTCCGCCGCACGCAAGAAGAGTCTTTCGGCGCTTCTGGGGTCTGCggctcgcagcgccgcaccCACGGCGGAGGAAGATTTGTTCGCATGGCCAAGAAAGGCGACAGAGAAACCGCTGAACACGTATGCAGAGGCCGTCGGCTTGGAGCGCGTGGAGCTGATTGCCGCCCGTGCCGCGgacgggcgaggcgacaggctGCCGCTTCTTGAGGACTTTGTTTCACCTgtcctctcctcgtcgctctcgacgtatggcgcgccgccagcctccgcccccgccgccttcccccggcgctcggcgctgctcgcgcaggcgctgcagcccccGAAAGGCGCGCGTGACGACGGCAAGGGCGGCGCCaagctcgcggcgacggcgccgggcTCCGCGTCCCTCGGGTCGCTCCTGGGGGgcaggcccgcggccgcgcctcggggccgtggcggcgcggtcgcgggaAGGGACATCCTTGCCAGTttgaagcgcgcggcgagcggacaGGACGTGGCAGCCTCGGCCTTCGATTTTCTCCACGAAGGCTCGGGCACggtggcgggcgcaggcAGGGGCAGACGGGCGGAGACCCCAGCGATGGCGCTCGTAAGGTTCGCaaacgaagaggacgcgaagcgcTTTTGGCTGGTCTTCTCCACTGGGGCCTGCCAG GCTTACGGCTACACTGTGTTGGCGTCGCCGGATCCTTCGGGCTTCGGAGTCTAcgcggaggccctcgcggcgacactctcgctgcaggagctgagagtgcaggcggagacgctgggGCCCTTTCCTTTGCAGTCGAAACTCTCGCACGCGCCCAACTTGTCTGCGCttgctgcggcctccagaGCTGCGCACcgtccgctgtctcctgggcatccgcggccgccgtcgcctggcgccgcggccgcggggtcTGCGCCGACGGCGTCGTCCTGTTCAGTCGCGCCGGGGCCCGCGGGCCCGGCGACACTCATCGCGGCCGTCTGTCCCCTCGTGTCTCCTGAATCGGTTGCGCTGGCgaaggaagccgcggcggcgctgcgggcgacaTGCCAGTGGGACGGAAAGCGGCAGGTGTGTGAGTTTTTCTTTGCCAACGAAGAgacgcttcttctcgcttgcCTCGCGCAGCATACGTTCCCTCTTCCAAGCACTCCAGGGCACACAGTCACGGCGATGCTGCTCGCCGTCCCCGTTCAAACGGAGGTGCCcctttcgccttcgccaCCGACTGTCCCCAGCGCCCTCGAGAAGACCCGGCGCGACCAGGCCCGCACCCAAGTggagctccgcctcctccccctggTCGTCGCCGACCTGTGCGCCCACAAGAAAAGGGACACCCCTTCGCTtccctctccgctgtcgcgaGCCGGCTCACAGGCTTCGCACGCTCCAGCGAGGGTACCGGGCAAGGTGGGCGCCGCACAGGGAGCTTCGGGGCCTTCTGCTGCCaaggcgccgtcgctgctgctcgccacgaaggacgccgacgcgacCCCTGGCGGAGACACTGCGGATCGCTCTCTTCAGTCTGCAGCCGAGCGGGCATCTGGTGCAAACAAGCCTGGatcgtctctcgctgctgctgccaagcgcgccgcttcggcggcgggctccggagacgcagagaggccggAGGACCGACCCAGTGGGAAGACAGGAGGAGCCGAGCCAAGGGGCGTAGGCACAAAGCAGACTGCTGCGCTCCcttccgcaggcgctcgcggacaGAAACCTCCAGTCGTCGTCGCTCAGCGCTCAAACGTCTGCGCTGCCAAAAAGCGACCCGGGCCAGGGAGCGGCCCCGGCGCAGGTGTCTCCTCTTGCCCCACcggggctgcgggcgcggagattggagcccaaggcgccggcgccgctggcggtgGGAAGGGCCCGAGTGGCGGTGTGGACGGCTCGGGGCCGAAGGCAGCTCCGCaatcgtctgcgtcgcccgtcCCGCCTCCAGcttccgcgtctgtctcgtctgtctcctcccgcACATCCGGCGCGGGTGGgagggccgccgcggcgaagtcCGCGATTAGTCGGGGCTGCGGATCTTTCGCAGGAACTCCTCAGGCTCCGGAAGGAGCAGCGCAGTCGCGGAATGCGTCGTCTTCAGCGTCTTCTCTTGTCGGGAGAGGCACCGGCTCGAAAGAGGGTGACAGTGCGTCGCGTGGGGCCGAAAAACCGCCGGGGGCAGGCGGGGCGGGGACGCGGGAGACATCGccgggcgagagagagcgcgaggacggcgTTCGCGGACGGTCTGAGGCGTCGGGCGCTTCATCCGGcaagctgccgcggccgcgagacggAAAGCTGCTGGACGAGAGCGATCGGTGGGGCCCAGAGGGCGcccagcgcggcgggcgactgctgaagcgaggcgggaaaaagccgcggagacggggTCTGTCCTCGGATAGCGAGAGTAGCGAAAGTAGCGAAAGCAGCGACAGCTCGAACTCCAGCGAATCTTCGAGCTCCGACGGCAACGCATCCTCTTCGTCTAGCGAAGATGACACGCGGAAACCCAGAGCGCCCGCACCACGGCTCAAGGTgacgctcgccgcccgccccgcggcggccgccgccggctcggccgaaggcgcaggcgagaagaaggcggaaggtTCGCCGCCGGTTCCgaagcgtcggcgcctcATCGCGCCACGCGACggcagagaggacgcggcgtccacgaaagagacagagggaggaggTGAGAAGGCAAAAACGGGGGACCCTGAAGGCAAGGATCGAGATGAACGAGCATGCGCttcgcagcagcacgcggcgacggcgctcggcggcgagcagagagcCCGGAGGCCTACTGGGGAAGCTGCGCCGTGgcgctccgcgctcgcctcgccagACGAGCCCCAGGCTGAGccgggagacgcggcggcagcccccTCCCTACTTTggggcgaggacgacgagagtCTGAACgagggagacagaaagaTGGATGCGAAGGGAGGTGAAGgacacgacgacgaagaggacggagacCAGACCGGCGGGGGTGGCCGCAGGAAgcgtggaggcgccggcgggcgagcaAGGAAGCGAGGACGGGGGCGACGTGAGGACTCCGCCAACACCGGTCCGCCACACGCTCaacagaaggcggaggcaaaACGCAGGCCAG GTCGAGGGCGACGCTCGACGCCCTacggcgcgccagcggcggccgacGACGAGAGCTTGTTTCTCCCGAGTTGCGAAGACGGATGCGTTTCGCtgacagagacgccgcatCTCCCAGAAAATGCGcggctctgcttctctccctcgcgcccgtcgagcgccggcgcttcgtcgtcatccgccgctgctgccgcgcttgcttctgcggcgcccgccgcgggcacGGTCGtggcaagagagagacagtggaaggcgacgcctccaACCTCTCCGCACGCCACGCGGGGCCGAGCAATgaaacgcagacgaagcagagacggcagcttcccgccgccgcggcgctctatCAGGCTCCTCAAGGgcgagcagggcggcgggtcgtcgccgtcggcgatTCTCCTCCCTGAGAGCCTCACAGCCTCGATTCCCGTCGTTCTGGCGTCGCCgacgtctgcgtcctcgcccaCGTCTGTCGCCAGCCgggccctcggcgccgagggcggcggggacgggacgaccgcggtcggagtCGAGCGACCGCCGGCCCCGGCGCCCGGAGACTCtgcggacgcagagggcgcctcAGAGTCGCTGTTCgctcgaggcgaaggagaggaagaggcagccTCGGGGGACGCCTCTTtgcgaggcgaccgcggaggcgtggaCTCGACGGAGGGCAACGCGGACAGCGCAAGCAGCCTCGGCAGACTCACGCCAAAATGCGACGATGACAGCGAAGGGGGGACGACGAGAGGAAAagagcgcgggcgacgagggaggctCTGA